In the genome of Raphanus sativus cultivar WK10039 chromosome 4, ASM80110v3, whole genome shotgun sequence, one region contains:
- the LOC108852650 gene encoding uncharacterized protein LOC108852650 isoform X2, with amino-acid sequence MRKKKKHTHKLFLTIFVVVFLQKEEITLLQISNEKLNGVGLESLSYTELTSLESKLTEGLRIVDEQTDKAHLELLHLQSVECDVMGSDWVNQKGKDDMAYQSLLAKRRRELRNKARELRLSPPKETQQHYSYYPETLMSDIDSLKMEKKRLRLLNQYENDWSRARRYGLLRTLCVKLSDFACYEEFRRYEDKPTCKGTDMIVAGSWFEMESRWNRFEPFVKKKKKKKKKGSWFEMESFCYLENFVFYVSLFQFSILIDTYCGY; translated from the exons atgagaaagaaaaaaaaacacacacacaaactttTTCTTACAATATTTGTTGTTGTGTTCTTGCAGAAAGAGGAGATCACCTTGTTACAGATTTCAAACGA GAAATTGAATGGTGTGGGTCTCGAGAGTCTGAGCTACACCGAACTGACTTCGCTTGAAAGTAAGTTAACGGAGGGCTTACGCATTGTGGATGAACAAACAGATAAG GCGCACTTGGAATTATTACACCTGCAG TCTGTTGAGTGCGATGTTATGGGATCCGACTGGGTTAACCAAAAAGGCAAGGATGATATGGCCTACCAATCTCTTCTcgcaaagagaagaagagagttaAGGAACAAGGCTAGAGAACTCCGCCTCAG CCCTCCTAAAGAAACCCAACAGCACTATAGCTATTACCCTGAAACCCTG ATGTCGGACATCGACTCTTTGAAGATGGAGAAAAAGAGACTACGTCTTTTGAACCAGTAT GAGAATGATTGGTCAAGGGCTCGACGGTATGGATTACTACGAACTTTATGTGTTAAGCTTTCAGATTTTGCGTGCTATGAAGAATTCAGAAGATATGAAGATAAACCAACGTGCAAAG GTACAGATATGATCGTGGCAGGTTCTTGGTTCGAGATGGAATCGAGATGGAATCGTTTTGagccttttgtcaaaaaaaaaaaaaaaaaaaaaaaaaaaggttcttGGTTCGAGATGGAATCGTTTTGTTACTTGGAGAACTTTGTGTTCTATGTCTCCCTATTCCAGTTTTCAATACTTATTGATACTTATTGTGGTTACTAG
- the LOC108852650 gene encoding uncharacterized protein LOC108852650 isoform X4, with protein sequence MRKKKKHTHKLFLTIFVVVFLQKEEITLLQISNEKLNGVGLESLSYTELTSLESKLTEGLRIVDEQTDKAHLELLHLQSVECDVMGSDWVNQKGKDDMAYQSLLAKRRRELRNKARELRLSPPKETQQHYSYYPETLMSDIDSLKMEKKRLRLLNQYENDWSRARRYGLLRTLCVKLSDFACYEEFRRYEDKPTCKGTNLPGTDMIVAGSWFEMESFCYLENFVFYVSLFQFSILIDTYCGY encoded by the exons atgagaaagaaaaaaaaacacacacacaaactttTTCTTACAATATTTGTTGTTGTGTTCTTGCAGAAAGAGGAGATCACCTTGTTACAGATTTCAAACGA GAAATTGAATGGTGTGGGTCTCGAGAGTCTGAGCTACACCGAACTGACTTCGCTTGAAAGTAAGTTAACGGAGGGCTTACGCATTGTGGATGAACAAACAGATAAG GCGCACTTGGAATTATTACACCTGCAG TCTGTTGAGTGCGATGTTATGGGATCCGACTGGGTTAACCAAAAAGGCAAGGATGATATGGCCTACCAATCTCTTCTcgcaaagagaagaagagagttaAGGAACAAGGCTAGAGAACTCCGCCTCAG CCCTCCTAAAGAAACCCAACAGCACTATAGCTATTACCCTGAAACCCTG ATGTCGGACATCGACTCTTTGAAGATGGAGAAAAAGAGACTACGTCTTTTGAACCAGTAT GAGAATGATTGGTCAAGGGCTCGACGGTATGGATTACTACGAACTTTATGTGTTAAGCTTTCAGATTTTGCGTGCTATGAAGAATTCAGAAGATATGAAGATAAACCAACGTGCAAAG GAACCAATCTCCCAGGTACAGATATGATCGTGGCAG gttcttGGTTCGAGATGGAATCGTTTTGTTACTTGGAGAACTTTGTGTTCTATGTCTCCCTATTCCAGTTTTCAATACTTATTGATACTTATTGTGGTTACTAG
- the LOC108852650 gene encoding uncharacterized protein LOC108852650 isoform X1: MRKKKKHTHKLFLTIFVVVFLQKEEITLLQISNEKLNGVGLESLSYTELTSLESKLTEGLRIVDEQTDKAHLELLHLQSVECDVMGSDWVNQKGKDDMAYQSLLAKRRRELRNKARELRLSPPKETQQHYSYYPETLMSDIDSLKMEKKRLRLLNQYENDWSRARRYGLLRTLCVKLSDFACYEEFRRYEDKPTCKGTNLPGTDMIVAGSWFEMESRWNRFEPFVKKKKKKKKKGSWFEMESFCYLENFVFYVSLFQFSILIDTYCGY; the protein is encoded by the exons atgagaaagaaaaaaaaacacacacacaaactttTTCTTACAATATTTGTTGTTGTGTTCTTGCAGAAAGAGGAGATCACCTTGTTACAGATTTCAAACGA GAAATTGAATGGTGTGGGTCTCGAGAGTCTGAGCTACACCGAACTGACTTCGCTTGAAAGTAAGTTAACGGAGGGCTTACGCATTGTGGATGAACAAACAGATAAG GCGCACTTGGAATTATTACACCTGCAG TCTGTTGAGTGCGATGTTATGGGATCCGACTGGGTTAACCAAAAAGGCAAGGATGATATGGCCTACCAATCTCTTCTcgcaaagagaagaagagagttaAGGAACAAGGCTAGAGAACTCCGCCTCAG CCCTCCTAAAGAAACCCAACAGCACTATAGCTATTACCCTGAAACCCTG ATGTCGGACATCGACTCTTTGAAGATGGAGAAAAAGAGACTACGTCTTTTGAACCAGTAT GAGAATGATTGGTCAAGGGCTCGACGGTATGGATTACTACGAACTTTATGTGTTAAGCTTTCAGATTTTGCGTGCTATGAAGAATTCAGAAGATATGAAGATAAACCAACGTGCAAAG GAACCAATCTCCCAGGTACAGATATGATCGTGGCAGGTTCTTGGTTCGAGATGGAATCGAGATGGAATCGTTTTGagccttttgtcaaaaaaaaaaaaaaaaaaaaaaaaaaaggttcttGGTTCGAGATGGAATCGTTTTGTTACTTGGAGAACTTTGTGTTCTATGTCTCCCTATTCCAGTTTTCAATACTTATTGATACTTATTGTGGTTACTAG
- the LOC108852650 gene encoding uncharacterized protein LOC108852650 isoform X6, with protein MRKKKKHTHKLFLTIFVVVFLQKEEITLLQISNEKLNGVGLESLSYTELTSLESKLTEGLRIVDEQTDKAHLELLHLQSVECDVMGSDWVNQKGKDDMAYQSLLAKRRRELRNKARELRLSPPKETQQHYSYYPETLMSDIDSLKMEKKRLRLLNQYENDWSRARRYGLLRTLCVKLSDFACYEEFRRYEDKPTCKDMIVAGSWFEMESFCYLENFVFYVSLFQFSILIDTYCGY; from the exons atgagaaagaaaaaaaaacacacacacaaactttTTCTTACAATATTTGTTGTTGTGTTCTTGCAGAAAGAGGAGATCACCTTGTTACAGATTTCAAACGA GAAATTGAATGGTGTGGGTCTCGAGAGTCTGAGCTACACCGAACTGACTTCGCTTGAAAGTAAGTTAACGGAGGGCTTACGCATTGTGGATGAACAAACAGATAAG GCGCACTTGGAATTATTACACCTGCAG TCTGTTGAGTGCGATGTTATGGGATCCGACTGGGTTAACCAAAAAGGCAAGGATGATATGGCCTACCAATCTCTTCTcgcaaagagaagaagagagttaAGGAACAAGGCTAGAGAACTCCGCCTCAG CCCTCCTAAAGAAACCCAACAGCACTATAGCTATTACCCTGAAACCCTG ATGTCGGACATCGACTCTTTGAAGATGGAGAAAAAGAGACTACGTCTTTTGAACCAGTAT GAGAATGATTGGTCAAGGGCTCGACGGTATGGATTACTACGAACTTTATGTGTTAAGCTTTCAGATTTTGCGTGCTATGAAGAATTCAGAAGATATGAAGATAAACCAACGTGCAAAG ATATGATCGTGGCAG gttcttGGTTCGAGATGGAATCGTTTTGTTACTTGGAGAACTTTGTGTTCTATGTCTCCCTATTCCAGTTTTCAATACTTATTGATACTTATTGTGGTTACTAG
- the LOC108852650 gene encoding uncharacterized protein LOC108852650 isoform X10, producing the protein MGSDWVNQKGKDDMAYQSLLAKRRRELRNKARELRLSPPKETQQHYSYYPETLMSDIDSLKMEKKRLRLLNQYENDWSRARRYGLLRTLCVKLSDFACYEEFRRYEDKPTCKGTNLPGTDMIVAGSWFEMESRWNRFEPFVKKKKKKKKKGSWFEMESFCYLENFVFYVSLFQFSILIDTYCGY; encoded by the exons ATGGGATCCGACTGGGTTAACCAAAAAGGCAAGGATGATATGGCCTACCAATCTCTTCTcgcaaagagaagaagagagttaAGGAACAAGGCTAGAGAACTCCGCCTCAG CCCTCCTAAAGAAACCCAACAGCACTATAGCTATTACCCTGAAACCCTG ATGTCGGACATCGACTCTTTGAAGATGGAGAAAAAGAGACTACGTCTTTTGAACCAGTAT GAGAATGATTGGTCAAGGGCTCGACGGTATGGATTACTACGAACTTTATGTGTTAAGCTTTCAGATTTTGCGTGCTATGAAGAATTCAGAAGATATGAAGATAAACCAACGTGCAAAG GAACCAATCTCCCAGGTACAGATATGATCGTGGCAGGTTCTTGGTTCGAGATGGAATCGAGATGGAATCGTTTTGagccttttgtcaaaaaaaaaaaaaaaaaaaaaaaaaaaggttcttGGTTCGAGATGGAATCGTTTTGTTACTTGGAGAACTTTGTGTTCTATGTCTCCCTATTCCAGTTTTCAATACTTATTGATACTTATTGTGGTTACTAG
- the LOC108852650 gene encoding uncharacterized protein LOC108852650 isoform X3, producing the protein MRKKKKHTHKLFLTIFVVVFLQKEEITLLQISNEKLNGVGLESLSYTELTSLESKLTEGLRIVDEQTDKAHLELLHLQSVECDVMGSDWVNQKGKDDMAYQSLLAKRRRELRNKARELRLSPPKETQQHYSYYPETLMSDIDSLKMEKKRLRLLNQYENDWSRARRYGLLRTLCVKLSDFACYEEFRRYEDKPTCKDMIVAGSWFEMESRWNRFEPFVKKKKKKKKKGSWFEMESFCYLENFVFYVSLFQFSILIDTYCGY; encoded by the exons atgagaaagaaaaaaaaacacacacacaaactttTTCTTACAATATTTGTTGTTGTGTTCTTGCAGAAAGAGGAGATCACCTTGTTACAGATTTCAAACGA GAAATTGAATGGTGTGGGTCTCGAGAGTCTGAGCTACACCGAACTGACTTCGCTTGAAAGTAAGTTAACGGAGGGCTTACGCATTGTGGATGAACAAACAGATAAG GCGCACTTGGAATTATTACACCTGCAG TCTGTTGAGTGCGATGTTATGGGATCCGACTGGGTTAACCAAAAAGGCAAGGATGATATGGCCTACCAATCTCTTCTcgcaaagagaagaagagagttaAGGAACAAGGCTAGAGAACTCCGCCTCAG CCCTCCTAAAGAAACCCAACAGCACTATAGCTATTACCCTGAAACCCTG ATGTCGGACATCGACTCTTTGAAGATGGAGAAAAAGAGACTACGTCTTTTGAACCAGTAT GAGAATGATTGGTCAAGGGCTCGACGGTATGGATTACTACGAACTTTATGTGTTAAGCTTTCAGATTTTGCGTGCTATGAAGAATTCAGAAGATATGAAGATAAACCAACGTGCAAAG ATATGATCGTGGCAGGTTCTTGGTTCGAGATGGAATCGAGATGGAATCGTTTTGagccttttgtcaaaaaaaaaaaaaaaaaaaaaaaaaaaggttcttGGTTCGAGATGGAATCGTTTTGTTACTTGGAGAACTTTGTGTTCTATGTCTCCCTATTCCAGTTTTCAATACTTATTGATACTTATTGTGGTTACTAG
- the LOC108852650 gene encoding uncharacterized protein LOC108852650 isoform X5 → MRKKKKHTHKLFLTIFVVVFLQKEEITLLQISNEKLNGVGLESLSYTELTSLESKLTEGLRIVDEQTDKAHLELLHLQSVECDVMGSDWVNQKGKDDMAYQSLLAKRRRELRNKARELRLSPPKETQQHYSYYPETLMSDIDSLKMEKKRLRLLNQYENDWSRARRYGLLRTLCVKLSDFACYEEFRRYEDKPTCKGTDMIVAGSWFEMESFCYLENFVFYVSLFQFSILIDTYCGY, encoded by the exons atgagaaagaaaaaaaaacacacacacaaactttTTCTTACAATATTTGTTGTTGTGTTCTTGCAGAAAGAGGAGATCACCTTGTTACAGATTTCAAACGA GAAATTGAATGGTGTGGGTCTCGAGAGTCTGAGCTACACCGAACTGACTTCGCTTGAAAGTAAGTTAACGGAGGGCTTACGCATTGTGGATGAACAAACAGATAAG GCGCACTTGGAATTATTACACCTGCAG TCTGTTGAGTGCGATGTTATGGGATCCGACTGGGTTAACCAAAAAGGCAAGGATGATATGGCCTACCAATCTCTTCTcgcaaagagaagaagagagttaAGGAACAAGGCTAGAGAACTCCGCCTCAG CCCTCCTAAAGAAACCCAACAGCACTATAGCTATTACCCTGAAACCCTG ATGTCGGACATCGACTCTTTGAAGATGGAGAAAAAGAGACTACGTCTTTTGAACCAGTAT GAGAATGATTGGTCAAGGGCTCGACGGTATGGATTACTACGAACTTTATGTGTTAAGCTTTCAGATTTTGCGTGCTATGAAGAATTCAGAAGATATGAAGATAAACCAACGTGCAAAG GTACAGATATGATCGTGGCAG gttcttGGTTCGAGATGGAATCGTTTTGTTACTTGGAGAACTTTGTGTTCTATGTCTCCCTATTCCAGTTTTCAATACTTATTGATACTTATTGTGGTTACTAG
- the LOC108852650 gene encoding uncharacterized protein LOC108852650 isoform X9, with protein MRKKKKHTHKLFLTIFVVVFLQKEEITLLQISNEKLNGVGLESLSYTELTSLESKLTEGLRIVDEQTDKAHLELLHLQSVECDVMGSDWVNQKGKDDMAYQSLLAKRRRELRNKARELRLSPPKETQQHYSYYPETLMSDIDSLKMEKKRLRLLNQRMIGQGLDGMDYYELYVLSFQILRAMKNSEDMKINQRAKI; from the exons atgagaaagaaaaaaaaacacacacacaaactttTTCTTACAATATTTGTTGTTGTGTTCTTGCAGAAAGAGGAGATCACCTTGTTACAGATTTCAAACGA GAAATTGAATGGTGTGGGTCTCGAGAGTCTGAGCTACACCGAACTGACTTCGCTTGAAAGTAAGTTAACGGAGGGCTTACGCATTGTGGATGAACAAACAGATAAG GCGCACTTGGAATTATTACACCTGCAG TCTGTTGAGTGCGATGTTATGGGATCCGACTGGGTTAACCAAAAAGGCAAGGATGATATGGCCTACCAATCTCTTCTcgcaaagagaagaagagagttaAGGAACAAGGCTAGAGAACTCCGCCTCAG CCCTCCTAAAGAAACCCAACAGCACTATAGCTATTACCCTGAAACCCTG ATGTCGGACATCGACTCTTTGAAGATGGAGAAAAAGAGACTACGTCTTTTGAACCA GAGAATGATTGGTCAAGGGCTCGACGGTATGGATTACTACGAACTTTATGTGTTAAGCTTTCAGATTTTGCGTGCTATGAAGAATTCAGAAGATATGAAGATAAACCAACGTGCAAAG ATATGA
- the LOC108852650 gene encoding uncharacterized protein LOC108852650 isoform X8: MRKKKKHTHKLFLTIFVVVFLQKEEITLLQISNEKLNGVGLESLSYTELTSLESKLTEGLRIVDEQTDKAHLELLHLQSVECDVMGSDWVNQKGKDDMAYQSLLAKRRRELRNKARELRLSPPKETQQHYSYYPETLMSDIDSLKMEKKRLRLLNQRMIGQGLDGMDYYELYVLSFQILRAMKNSEDMKINQRAKVQI, translated from the exons atgagaaagaaaaaaaaacacacacacaaactttTTCTTACAATATTTGTTGTTGTGTTCTTGCAGAAAGAGGAGATCACCTTGTTACAGATTTCAAACGA GAAATTGAATGGTGTGGGTCTCGAGAGTCTGAGCTACACCGAACTGACTTCGCTTGAAAGTAAGTTAACGGAGGGCTTACGCATTGTGGATGAACAAACAGATAAG GCGCACTTGGAATTATTACACCTGCAG TCTGTTGAGTGCGATGTTATGGGATCCGACTGGGTTAACCAAAAAGGCAAGGATGATATGGCCTACCAATCTCTTCTcgcaaagagaagaagagagttaAGGAACAAGGCTAGAGAACTCCGCCTCAG CCCTCCTAAAGAAACCCAACAGCACTATAGCTATTACCCTGAAACCCTG ATGTCGGACATCGACTCTTTGAAGATGGAGAAAAAGAGACTACGTCTTTTGAACCA GAGAATGATTGGTCAAGGGCTCGACGGTATGGATTACTACGAACTTTATGTGTTAAGCTTTCAGATTTTGCGTGCTATGAAGAATTCAGAAGATATGAAGATAAACCAACGTGCAAAG GTACAGATATGA
- the LOC108852650 gene encoding uncharacterized protein LOC108852650 isoform X7, which translates to MRKKKKHTHKLFLTIFVVVFLQKEEITLLQISNEKLNGVGLESLSYTELTSLESKLTEGLRIVDEQTDKAHLELLHLQSVECDVMGSDWVNQKGKDDMAYQSLLAKRRRELRNKARELRLSPPKETQQHYSYYPETLMSDIDSLKMEKKRLRLLNQRMIGQGLDGMDYYELYVLSFQILRAMKNSEDMKINQRAKEPISQVQI; encoded by the exons atgagaaagaaaaaaaaacacacacacaaactttTTCTTACAATATTTGTTGTTGTGTTCTTGCAGAAAGAGGAGATCACCTTGTTACAGATTTCAAACGA GAAATTGAATGGTGTGGGTCTCGAGAGTCTGAGCTACACCGAACTGACTTCGCTTGAAAGTAAGTTAACGGAGGGCTTACGCATTGTGGATGAACAAACAGATAAG GCGCACTTGGAATTATTACACCTGCAG TCTGTTGAGTGCGATGTTATGGGATCCGACTGGGTTAACCAAAAAGGCAAGGATGATATGGCCTACCAATCTCTTCTcgcaaagagaagaagagagttaAGGAACAAGGCTAGAGAACTCCGCCTCAG CCCTCCTAAAGAAACCCAACAGCACTATAGCTATTACCCTGAAACCCTG ATGTCGGACATCGACTCTTTGAAGATGGAGAAAAAGAGACTACGTCTTTTGAACCA GAGAATGATTGGTCAAGGGCTCGACGGTATGGATTACTACGAACTTTATGTGTTAAGCTTTCAGATTTTGCGTGCTATGAAGAATTCAGAAGATATGAAGATAAACCAACGTGCAAAG GAACCAATCTCCCAGGTACAGATATGA